The following proteins are encoded in a genomic region of Xanthocytophaga agilis:
- a CDS encoding DUF5686 and carboxypeptidase regulatory-like domain-containing protein: MRLWTFTLLIAIYFFYSQTSIAGGIRGTIKNTKGEVMPYTSILVKNTSIGTMANEDGKYEVTLKPGTYELQFQYLGYQVLNKSIEVGDEYVTVDVTMQEAVVQLNEVKVGSSDEDAAYTIMRKTISMARFHMLEVDSWSARTYVKGTFRVIDVPFLLKGALKKNNIQVGTTYVLESINEISFQQPDKVKEKAVSIRSNLPPGTQPAINFAQLNIYQPAFFGIILPLSPKAFNYYRFTYEGGFEENGKWVNRIKVTPKIKGQNVIEGSIYIVDQLWSIHSYRFKFTDENGINYNLQQIYNLTQDVWMPIQSEITVKANLFGAEGEARYVTSVRNYQLKINPKYHQQPVVVDEKIDKEKAAEVRKQKINTETALKQKELTRKQLRQLSREMEREDRKERKERGEDVTVMRDYSFDVDTLARKRPSSFWEDERQVPLTDTEIKGYKQADSLYKANEDKIKKDSIKSLPRFRLTHLIFGHTYNYGKQPENEWYPRTFSFDSPLLNLNNPDYFIWNNVGFFNTVEGTVLRTRMRYTERVNKDSRWSLEGNLRYSFERSHLNGGLQFSRGNQQQSFSISAGHNIFQFNANNPIPEGVNTVNTLLWERNYMKIYEKTFASVQWNKRFTEKVSFSTSIAFEHRDRLVNRTEYSWFDFKKRELTSNDPSNIELQDQTAFPDHNAWIWASSLTIRPFAKAGIYNGRRYLINNNSPVFTINNRSGFGDVHFNQLELSVNDEFRFLRGGFRYLIRGGLFYGPQKPNYLMDFKHFNGNQTRFQPEGFDFFRLLDYYNYSTTHNYLQAHASQQINRLLFTQFTSLRLYGIRENLFVNALLTTKTNVYEIGYGFRGLLKILGAEVVTTFQNGKYVQTGFRLRLGFN, encoded by the coding sequence ATGAGACTGTGGACGTTTACACTTCTTATTGCTATTTACTTTTTCTACAGTCAGACAAGTATTGCCGGAGGGATACGTGGTACTATCAAGAATACCAAAGGGGAAGTTATGCCTTATACCTCTATTCTGGTAAAGAATACAAGTATTGGGACAATGGCGAATGAAGATGGAAAATACGAAGTTACCCTGAAACCAGGAACTTACGAACTTCAGTTTCAATACCTCGGCTATCAGGTTTTGAATAAGTCAATTGAGGTGGGTGATGAGTATGTGACTGTGGATGTTACTATGCAGGAAGCCGTAGTACAGCTCAATGAAGTAAAGGTGGGTTCTTCAGATGAAGATGCTGCCTATACTATCATGCGGAAAACTATTAGCATGGCACGTTTTCATATGCTGGAAGTAGATAGTTGGTCTGCCAGAACCTATGTAAAAGGTACGTTCCGTGTTATTGATGTTCCGTTTCTGCTGAAAGGGGCGCTTAAGAAAAACAACATTCAGGTAGGAACCACCTATGTGCTGGAATCTATTAATGAAATTAGCTTTCAGCAGCCTGACAAAGTAAAAGAAAAGGCTGTTTCTATCCGTTCTAATCTCCCTCCTGGCACACAACCTGCTATCAACTTTGCTCAGCTAAATATCTATCAACCTGCTTTCTTCGGAATTATTCTGCCACTTTCGCCTAAGGCTTTTAACTATTACCGCTTTACGTATGAAGGTGGTTTTGAAGAAAACGGAAAATGGGTGAATCGAATTAAGGTAACTCCTAAGATCAAAGGACAAAATGTAATAGAGGGTTCTATTTATATTGTAGATCAGTTATGGAGTATTCATAGTTATCGATTTAAGTTTACAGATGAAAATGGTATAAACTATAATCTGCAACAGATCTACAACCTGACACAGGATGTCTGGATGCCTATACAATCAGAGATTACTGTAAAAGCCAATCTATTTGGAGCGGAGGGAGAAGCTCGCTATGTGACCTCTGTACGAAACTATCAGCTTAAAATCAATCCGAAATACCATCAGCAGCCGGTAGTAGTGGACGAGAAGATTGATAAAGAAAAGGCTGCAGAAGTACGAAAACAGAAGATCAATACAGAAACAGCTCTGAAACAGAAAGAATTGACCCGAAAGCAATTGCGTCAGTTAAGCAGAGAAATGGAAAGGGAAGATCGAAAAGAACGCAAAGAACGTGGAGAAGATGTGACTGTAATGCGGGATTATTCTTTTGATGTAGATACACTTGCCAGAAAAAGACCATCCTCATTCTGGGAAGATGAGAGACAAGTCCCATTAACAGATACAGAGATCAAGGGATATAAACAGGCTGACAGTCTTTACAAAGCCAATGAAGATAAGATAAAGAAAGATTCCATTAAAAGTCTGCCTCGTTTTCGGCTTACTCATTTGATTTTTGGACATACCTATAACTATGGAAAACAACCAGAAAACGAATGGTATCCGCGTACTTTTTCTTTTGACTCTCCTTTATTGAACCTGAATAATCCGGATTATTTTATCTGGAACAATGTGGGTTTTTTCAATACAGTAGAAGGAACAGTTTTAAGAACACGGATGAGATATACAGAACGAGTGAATAAAGATTCACGATGGAGTCTGGAAGGTAATCTCAGGTATTCTTTCGAAAGAAGCCATTTAAATGGGGGATTGCAGTTTTCGAGAGGAAACCAACAACAGTCATTTTCTATATCAGCTGGACATAATATATTTCAGTTCAATGCTAATAATCCCATTCCGGAAGGAGTCAATACTGTGAATACCTTGTTGTGGGAGCGGAACTATATGAAAATATATGAAAAAACATTTGCCAGTGTACAGTGGAACAAACGCTTTACTGAAAAAGTCTCCTTTTCTACGTCAATTGCATTCGAACATCGTGATCGATTAGTAAACAGAACTGAATACAGCTGGTTTGATTTTAAAAAACGTGAGTTGACCAGCAATGATCCAAGTAATATTGAATTGCAGGATCAGACGGCTTTCCCTGATCATAATGCCTGGATATGGGCTAGTTCTTTAACTATCCGGCCATTTGCAAAGGCTGGTATTTATAATGGTCGTCGTTATTTGATTAACAATAACTCTCCTGTGTTTACAATCAACAACCGATCAGGGTTTGGCGATGTACATTTTAACCAGCTGGAGCTTAGTGTGAATGATGAATTTCGCTTTTTAAGAGGTGGATTCCGTTATCTGATACGTGGCGGACTGTTCTACGGACCACAAAAGCCCAATTACTTAATGGATTTCAAACACTTTAATGGTAACCAAACACGGTTCCAGCCTGAAGGATTTGACTTCTTCCGTCTTTTGGACTACTATAACTATTCTACCACACATAATTATTTACAGGCACATGCCAGTCAGCAGATTAATCGTTTGCTGTTTACGCAGTTTACTTCTCTGCGATTGTATGGCATCCGTGAAAATCTTTTTGTGAATGCCTTACTGACTACTAAAACCAATGTGTATGAGATCGGATATGGATTCAGAGGTTTGTTAAAAATCCTGGGAGCTGAAGTCGTAACTACTTTTCAAAATGGAAAATATGTGCAGACGGGCTTCCGTTTGAGGTTAGGCTTTAACTAA
- a CDS encoding efflux RND transporter permease subunit, producing MHIAEFSVKNWQFMLVLFIAVVGLGLNSLFNMPRGEDPEFQAPSFSLVIVYPGTDPADMEELVVDPVEKRLNELENVNNIYSSIDDGLAVVTIEYKYESDPDEKYQEIVREVNALKTILPQDIFSMNILKFSPTDVSILQTALVSESASYKTLGDYADKLKERLEKVKSLKNVDDWGYPEQTVRISLNIEKMAQEGIPLNRVVQALQSENLNIPAGSVNLNTRKFNVKTSGDYSNLDEMRNTIVYTSGTKIIYLKDVANIEFNYDEEKHLTRINGKRCVLVTASQKSNENIFSVGDKINPVLESFKKELPVDIKLVKNFDQSVSVKHRLTRFAKDFLIAIVLVLITLLPLGWRASTVVMISIPLSIAMGLAALDYTGFTINQLSIVGLIVALGILVDDSIVVVENIERYLREGYGKKEAAIKATKQITFAVIGCTTTLVLAFMPLNFLPEASGDFIRSLPMAVTYTIIASLLVSLTIVPFLSSRILAHHHNPEGNFFLRILKKGISGTYSKLLHRALAHPIITLVVAGLIFGGTLMLLPTVGFSLFPKSEKPMFLINIETPEGSNIYETDRVTRYVEANLHKTPEVAYFTSNVGKGNPRIYYNVIQKGESPNFAQIFVQTEEMPVAQKVALIDQLRIKFQKYPNAKIEVKDFEQGPNQEAPIAIRVFGEDLDTMRTVAAKVESILKQTEGTIYVNNPLANRKTSLKIRINKEKAGLLGIPIVDINRTIRLAVAGLNIGVFKDEDGDDYNIVTTVSKGKYADLEVFKNLYVNSAIGTSVPLKQIADIQLETSTNLIRHYDKDRYVSVTAFLKSGYLTDNVYQQVLQKLDAMKFPEGFSYKAAGELESREKSFGGLGTIILITAFGFLGVLILEFGTFKSSIIVLSVIPLGIVGAIVMLLLTGYPMSFVAVIGLIALVGIEVKNSILLVDFTNQLREEGIELQEAIEHAGEIRFVPIVLTSLTAIGGLIPLAVEGNPLYSPLALVLIGGLISSTLLSRIVTPIMYKLLPPKVELKNQLVAGE from the coding sequence ATGCACATAGCTGAATTTTCTGTCAAAAACTGGCAGTTTATGCTTGTCCTGTTTATAGCCGTTGTAGGACTTGGGCTTAACTCCCTTTTCAATATGCCCAGAGGAGAAGATCCCGAATTCCAGGCACCCTCGTTTAGTCTGGTCATTGTCTATCCTGGCACAGACCCTGCCGACATGGAAGAACTGGTGGTAGATCCGGTTGAGAAGCGATTAAACGAACTAGAAAATGTGAACAATATCTACTCCAGCATTGATGACGGTCTTGCCGTAGTTACTATTGAATACAAATACGAATCCGATCCGGATGAAAAATACCAGGAGATTGTTCGGGAAGTAAATGCACTTAAAACCATTTTACCGCAGGATATTTTCTCAATGAATATCCTGAAATTCTCACCTACAGATGTAAGTATCCTACAAACAGCTCTAGTGTCAGAGTCTGCCTCCTACAAAACGCTGGGAGACTATGCTGACAAGCTTAAAGAACGCCTGGAGAAAGTTAAAAGTCTGAAAAACGTAGATGACTGGGGCTATCCGGAACAAACTGTACGTATCTCACTAAACATTGAGAAGATGGCTCAGGAAGGTATTCCTCTGAATAGAGTAGTACAGGCACTACAAAGTGAAAATCTGAATATTCCTGCCGGAAGTGTAAATCTCAATACTCGGAAATTCAATGTTAAAACAAGTGGAGACTACTCCAATCTGGATGAAATGCGGAATACCATTGTGTATACCTCTGGTACTAAAATTATCTACCTGAAAGATGTTGCCAACATTGAGTTTAATTATGATGAAGAGAAACACCTTACCCGTATCAATGGAAAACGTTGTGTGTTGGTTACTGCCAGTCAAAAGTCTAACGAGAATATTTTCAGTGTAGGAGATAAGATTAACCCAGTACTGGAGTCGTTTAAAAAAGAATTACCTGTAGATATTAAGCTGGTGAAAAATTTTGATCAGTCGGTTAGTGTCAAGCACCGTCTTACAAGATTCGCTAAGGACTTCCTGATTGCGATTGTATTGGTATTGATCACATTACTTCCATTAGGTTGGCGTGCCTCTACAGTGGTTATGATCTCTATCCCATTATCCATAGCTATGGGGCTTGCAGCGTTAGACTATACCGGATTTACGATTAATCAGCTCAGTATTGTTGGGTTGATTGTTGCATTGGGTATTCTGGTAGACGACTCTATTGTGGTTGTTGAAAATATTGAGCGTTATCTTCGGGAAGGATATGGTAAAAAAGAAGCAGCGATTAAAGCGACCAAACAAATTACGTTTGCAGTAATTGGTTGTACTACAACATTGGTACTCGCGTTTATGCCATTGAACTTTTTACCTGAGGCATCAGGTGATTTTATCAGAAGCCTTCCAATGGCAGTAACATATACTATCATTGCCTCACTACTGGTTTCGCTTACAATTGTTCCTTTCTTATCCAGTCGTATTCTGGCACACCACCACAACCCGGAAGGAAACTTTTTTCTCCGTATCCTGAAGAAAGGTATCAGTGGTACATATAGTAAATTGTTACACAGGGCATTGGCTCACCCTATCATTACTTTGGTTGTAGCCGGGCTTATCTTTGGAGGGACACTGATGTTGTTACCGACAGTAGGTTTCAGTTTGTTTCCGAAATCAGAAAAGCCTATGTTTCTGATCAACATCGAAACACCGGAAGGATCTAACATTTACGAAACGGACAGAGTGACAAGATATGTAGAAGCTAATCTGCATAAGACACCAGAAGTTGCCTACTTCACTTCCAATGTTGGAAAAGGAAATCCTCGCATCTATTACAATGTCATTCAGAAAGGAGAGTCGCCAAACTTTGCGCAGATCTTTGTACAAACAGAAGAAATGCCCGTAGCTCAAAAGGTGGCTTTAATAGACCAGTTGCGGATAAAATTTCAGAAATACCCCAATGCCAAAATTGAGGTAAAGGACTTTGAACAAGGTCCTAATCAGGAGGCACCTATTGCCATACGTGTATTTGGTGAAGATCTGGATACCATGCGAACAGTAGCAGCCAAAGTAGAATCTATCCTGAAACAAACGGAAGGAACAATTTATGTAAACAACCCTCTGGCTAATCGCAAAACCAGTCTGAAAATACGTATCAATAAAGAAAAGGCCGGCTTATTGGGTATTCCGATTGTGGACATCAACCGTACCATACGATTAGCTGTAGCCGGACTAAATATTGGTGTATTTAAAGATGAGGATGGTGATGACTATAATATTGTAACTACTGTATCTAAAGGAAAATATGCAGATCTGGAAGTATTTAAAAATCTGTATGTTAACTCTGCCATCGGAACATCTGTGCCTCTCAAGCAGATTGCAGACATTCAGTTAGAAACTTCTACCAATCTGATCCGACACTATGACAAAGATCGGTATGTATCTGTGACTGCCTTCCTTAAGAGTGGCTATCTGACAGATAATGTATACCAACAGGTGTTGCAAAAGCTGGATGCGATGAAGTTTCCGGAAGGATTTTCATACAAAGCAGCTGGAGAACTGGAGAGCAGAGAGAAATCCTTTGGAGGTTTAGGGACGATCATACTGATTACAGCTTTTGGTTTTCTGGGTGTATTGATTCTGGAATTTGGCACTTTCAAAAGCTCTATTATCGTCTTATCGGTTATTCCACTGGGCATTGTAGGAGCCATCGTCATGCTTTTACTTACTGGCTATCCGATGTCATTTGTGGCAGTTATTGGATTAATTGCCCTAGTAGGAATAGAAGTGAAGAACTCGATTCTGCTGGTGGATTTTACCAATCAACTGCGGGAAGAGGGGATAGAGTTACAGGAAGCGATTGAACATGCAGGTGAAATCCGGTTCGTTCCGATTGTGTTAACTTCGCTGACAGCAATAGGGGGATTGATTCCTCTGGCAGTGGAAGGGAATCCTCTCTATTCACCATTGGCTCTTGTACTGATCGGAGGTTTGATCAGTTCAACTTTATTATCAAGAATTGTGACACCGATAATGTATAAGCTATTACCTCCAAAAGTTGAGTTGAAAAATCAACTGGTAGCCGGAGAATAA
- a CDS encoding efflux RND transporter periplasmic adaptor subunit, whose protein sequence is MKNLRLPSYLVLLALGLAPMSFVACQKAKSTTAAQKDDTSVAIQTAPVKEETRTESVFTSGLISSDVEARLSFKTGGIIDKIYVKEGQKVSQGQLLATLNLTEINAQVLQARQSYEKAERDLQRVKGLYADTAATLEQLQNVTTAQEVARQNLTIAQFNQNYSQLRATTSGTVLKKLMNEGELASPGAQVLYVAATGQQNWVVRVGVSDKDWAKLSIGDKAKVALDAYPNDSFEGIVTELAQAADPQNKLYEIEVQVKPGNKRFAPGLFARAEIVPNESHTYSIIPIEALVEGNGQQAFVYVVSSDKHTVKKLPVRVAFFDNQRAMIASGLEGIKEVVTAGASFLTEGADVAVMNDSGTSK, encoded by the coding sequence ATGAAAAACCTTCGCCTACCTTCATACTTAGTACTACTGGCACTCGGACTAGCACCCATGAGTTTTGTAGCTTGCCAGAAAGCCAAATCCACTACAGCTGCACAGAAAGACGATACGTCCGTTGCGATACAAACGGCTCCTGTCAAAGAAGAAACCCGTACCGAATCTGTGTTTACATCAGGATTGATCTCATCTGACGTAGAAGCTCGCTTATCGTTTAAGACAGGTGGAATTATTGATAAAATCTATGTAAAGGAGGGACAAAAAGTAAGTCAGGGACAACTACTGGCAACTTTAAACCTGACTGAAATCAATGCCCAGGTACTACAAGCCCGCCAGTCATACGAGAAAGCGGAACGTGATCTGCAACGCGTGAAAGGACTCTATGCAGACACAGCAGCGACCCTGGAACAGCTTCAGAATGTAACTACAGCACAGGAAGTGGCACGCCAAAACCTCACGATTGCACAGTTTAACCAGAATTACTCTCAACTTCGTGCTACAACAAGTGGTACTGTCCTGAAAAAACTGATGAATGAAGGGGAACTGGCTAGTCCTGGTGCACAAGTATTATATGTAGCTGCCACCGGACAACAAAACTGGGTCGTACGTGTAGGTGTCTCAGATAAAGACTGGGCAAAGCTTTCAATTGGAGACAAAGCCAAAGTAGCACTGGATGCCTACCCCAATGATTCATTTGAAGGAATTGTAACAGAATTAGCTCAGGCAGCAGATCCACAGAATAAACTGTATGAGATAGAAGTACAGGTAAAACCAGGTAATAAGCGTTTTGCACCTGGCTTATTTGCTCGTGCAGAAATCGTCCCGAATGAAAGTCATACCTATTCCATTATTCCGATTGAAGCCTTAGTAGAGGGTAATGGTCAGCAAGCCTTTGTATATGTAGTCAGTTCAGACAAACACACTGTAAAGAAACTACCTGTTCGGGTTGCATTTTTTGATAACCAAAGAGCTATGATTGCCAGTGGACTCGAAGGAATAAAAGAGGTAGTAACTGCAGGCGCCTCCTTCCTTACTGAAGGAGCGGATGTAGCTGTTATGAACGATTCCGGCACAAGCAAATAG
- a CDS encoding TetR/AcrR family transcriptional regulator, whose product MGISERKEREKQEMKSLILETATQMFLEHGFEKTSLRNIAEKIEYSPATIYLYYKDKNQLFYDVHEKGFELLSEKMTPLMRIENPLERLYKMGEIYLDFAFHNPEYYDLMFIMTAPMEALHDDNWDCGFANYEMLRQTIAECMEKGLIKKADLEVTTVSVFSFVHGLVSLAIRQRFKMYPEETLPELFRQSIDNILNLMKA is encoded by the coding sequence ATGGGAATCTCTGAGAGAAAAGAACGGGAAAAGCAGGAAATGAAAAGTCTGATATTGGAAACAGCCACTCAGATGTTTCTGGAGCACGGATTTGAAAAAACCTCGCTGCGCAATATTGCTGAAAAAATTGAGTACAGTCCGGCAACGATCTATCTATATTACAAAGATAAGAATCAGCTTTTTTATGATGTCCATGAAAAAGGATTTGAGCTATTATCTGAAAAGATGACGCCATTAATGCGGATAGAAAATCCATTAGAGCGACTTTATAAAATGGGAGAGATATACCTGGACTTCGCTTTTCACAATCCGGAATACTATGACCTGATGTTTATCATGACTGCCCCTATGGAAGCCCTGCATGATGACAACTGGGATTGTGGCTTTGCTAATTACGAAATGTTGCGTCAAACCATTGCAGAGTGTATGGAGAAAGGCTTGATCAAAAAAGCTGATCTGGAAGTTACTACAGTCTCTGTATTCTCTTTTGTACATGGCCTGGTTTCACTAGCTATAAGGCAACGATTTAAAATGTATCCGGAAGAAACTCTTCCAGAATTATTTCGTCAGTCTATTGACAATATTCTAAACTTAATGAAAGCGTAA
- a CDS encoding ABC transporter ATP-binding protein → MKTYLRLISYARPFSRFVTPFFIFSLLSIIFGIFQFGLLIPLLDILFGQIEPEKAQQLVNKPTFALEFGYLKDLFYYYFYKYSASGNRMSVLYFVTGVIVGAVVLTNLFRYMAQRVVQDARTYSVKRLREAIFAKVTRLHVGYFNNERKGDLLARLTTDVQEVEGSVVNTLDAIFKEPFLLVGYFILLFAISWELTIFTLIVIPISGVIIAWVTKSLKQQAKEGQESAGRLMSIIEETLSGVRIISSFNAQSYVLKKFEQENNHYRETTRRMGNKRELAPAFSEASGVMVVAGILVYGGSLILNNDGTATLKASEFITYIATFSQVLRPAKAIVSSLSGIQRAQAAGERILSVIDAPEVVQSAPDALELTSFSKGIEFKNVTFSYEEKQVLKDINFYIPKGKTIALVGGSGGGKSTIADLIPRFYDVEGGSILLDGKDVRSYTLESLRNEMGIVTQQSILFNDTIFNNIAFGQPDAKEEDVIRAAKIANAHDFIIAKEDGYQTVIGDRGSKLSGGQQQRLSIARAVFKNPSILILDEATSALDTESEKLVQEALSNLMKGRTALVIAHRLSTIQEADEILVIQNGQIVERGHHQELLEKEAGVYRRLTMLQQAV, encoded by the coding sequence ATGAAAACTTATTTACGTCTGATTAGTTATGCACGGCCATTTAGCCGTTTTGTAACCCCCTTTTTTATTTTCTCCCTGCTGAGCATCATATTTGGTATTTTTCAATTTGGGCTTCTTATTCCTTTGCTGGATATTTTGTTTGGGCAGATTGAACCTGAAAAAGCTCAGCAGCTGGTAAATAAACCAACCTTTGCTTTGGAGTTTGGCTACTTGAAAGATCTCTTCTATTATTACTTTTATAAATACAGTGCATCTGGTAACAGAATGTCGGTTCTATATTTTGTTACCGGAGTGATTGTTGGTGCAGTAGTACTGACCAATTTATTCCGGTATATGGCCCAGCGAGTAGTACAGGATGCCCGTACGTATTCAGTAAAACGTCTTCGGGAGGCTATCTTTGCAAAAGTAACACGATTGCATGTCGGATATTTTAATAATGAACGCAAGGGAGATTTGCTAGCCCGTCTGACTACGGATGTACAGGAAGTGGAAGGGTCAGTGGTTAACACTCTAGACGCCATCTTTAAAGAACCTTTTCTGTTGGTTGGGTATTTTATTCTCTTGTTTGCCATTTCCTGGGAGCTAACCATATTTACACTGATAGTTATTCCTATATCAGGGGTAATAATTGCCTGGGTGACTAAGTCGCTAAAGCAGCAAGCTAAAGAAGGACAGGAATCAGCAGGACGGTTAATGTCTATCATTGAAGAAACCTTATCAGGGGTTCGTATTATTAGTTCGTTCAATGCGCAGTCATATGTTTTGAAAAAGTTTGAGCAAGAGAATAACCATTACCGTGAGACAACCCGCCGGATGGGGAATAAACGGGAGTTAGCTCCTGCATTTTCAGAGGCTTCCGGGGTAATGGTGGTAGCAGGTATCCTGGTATATGGCGGGAGTCTGATTCTGAACAATGACGGAACTGCCACATTGAAGGCAAGTGAGTTTATTACTTACATTGCAACCTTCTCTCAGGTACTAAGACCTGCCAAAGCCATTGTATCTTCTCTATCAGGCATTCAGCGTGCACAGGCTGCTGGAGAGCGTATATTATCAGTGATAGACGCTCCAGAAGTAGTACAGAGTGCCCCAGATGCTCTGGAATTAACTAGCTTTTCAAAGGGTATTGAGTTTAAAAATGTGACTTTCTCCTATGAGGAAAAACAGGTTTTAAAAGATATTAACTTCTATATTCCTAAAGGCAAAACAATTGCATTGGTGGGTGGATCTGGTGGTGGTAAATCAACTATAGCAGATTTGATTCCACGGTTTTATGATGTAGAAGGAGGAAGTATTCTATTAGATGGTAAAGATGTTCGAAGTTATACATTAGAGTCTTTACGCAATGAGATGGGGATTGTAACCCAGCAATCCATCTTATTTAATGACACCATATTTAATAACATTGCGTTTGGGCAACCAGATGCGAAAGAGGAGGATGTCATTCGTGCAGCTAAAATTGCCAATGCACACGATTTCATTATTGCAAAGGAAGATGGCTATCAGACAGTCATTGGTGATCGGGGAAGTAAGTTATCAGGTGGTCAGCAACAGCGGTTGAGTATTGCACGTGCCGTATTTAAAAATCCTTCTATCCTTATTCTTGATGAGGCAACTTCTGCCTTGGATACAGAATCAGAAAAGCTAGTACAGGAAGCATTAAGCAATCTTATGAAGGGTCGTACTGCACTAGTGATTGCGCATCGATTGAGTACCATTCAAGAGGCTGACGAGATTCTGGTGATTCAGAATGGCCAGATTGTAGAAAGAGGGCATCATCAGGAACTACTGGAAAAAGAAGCTGGAGTGTATCGCCGACTTACCATGTTGCAGCAAGCTGTATAA
- a CDS encoding TolC family protein gives MITRITTRCFRMFTVLLFPSMLYAQSAVLEDYVKEGIKSNLTLRQENLELEKSMETLTQVRALYMPRVYLNATYTLAYGGRRLQFPVGDLLNPVYATLNQMTGTDKFPSVQNVDIQLAPNNFQETTIAFQQSIFNSDIYFSYKIQKDLVSAQLARRNVYENELRYTIVEAYYQYLQTLEASKVLTQSKTILQELLKLNQKLVANNTATKDVVFSSEYEISKIEQQLAFAEKNEQTARSYFNFLLNRDLTSSILVDSAAYTSAAQTSLTDLEQTALSNRQEIQQINHSIKANENNIRLNRNNRLLPNVFVGGSVGYQGFGYTFDSSQQYAIAQFGLQWNIFKGGEKRSKEQQSRIQANLLSSKFTELQQQIRLQVTQAYYDLQASRKSLTAAEEGLNKALQSFRIIDSRYRNNQALLVEFLRAENDVTTARLSVSIARYDLQAKQAQLNKVIALQ, from the coding sequence ATGATCACCAGGATTACAACGCGTTGTTTCCGGATGTTTACTGTCCTGTTGTTTCCCTCTATGTTATATGCCCAATCGGCTGTCTTAGAAGACTATGTAAAAGAAGGGATAAAAAGCAATCTGACTCTGAGGCAGGAAAATCTCGAACTTGAAAAAAGTATGGAGACACTAACACAGGTACGTGCATTGTATATGCCGCGAGTATATCTCAATGCCACCTATACACTTGCTTATGGAGGTCGGCGTCTGCAATTTCCGGTAGGTGATCTGCTTAACCCTGTGTATGCTACCTTAAATCAGATGACAGGTACAGATAAGTTTCCTTCGGTTCAGAATGTGGATATACAACTTGCTCCCAATAATTTCCAAGAAACAACGATTGCCTTTCAGCAATCTATTTTTAACTCTGATATATACTTTAGCTACAAAATTCAGAAGGATCTTGTTTCGGCTCAACTTGCCAGACGTAATGTATACGAAAATGAATTGCGATACACTATTGTAGAAGCCTATTATCAATATCTTCAGACTCTGGAAGCCAGTAAAGTACTGACTCAGTCAAAAACGATATTACAGGAGTTATTAAAACTAAATCAGAAGCTAGTTGCTAATAATACAGCTACCAAAGATGTGGTATTCTCTTCTGAATATGAGATCTCAAAAATAGAGCAACAGTTAGCTTTTGCAGAGAAAAATGAACAGACGGCCCGGTCTTACTTCAACTTTTTGCTGAATCGGGATTTGACTAGTTCTATTCTGGTCGATTCTGCTGCATATACTTCTGCTGCTCAAACATCTTTAACAGATCTCGAACAAACAGCTCTTTCCAACCGTCAGGAGATCCAGCAGATTAACCATAGTATCAAAGCAAACGAAAACAACATACGGCTTAATCGCAATAACCGGCTGCTACCCAATGTATTTGTAGGAGGTAGTGTAGGATATCAGGGATTTGGCTATACATTTGATTCTTCGCAACAGTACGCGATTGCACAATTTGGTCTTCAGTGGAATATATTCAAAGGAGGAGAAAAACGGTCCAAAGAACAGCAATCCCGTATCCAGGCCAACCTGCTTTCCAGTAAATTCACAGAACTACAACAGCAGATACGCTTACAGGTTACTCAGGCCTATTACGATTTGCAGGCATCCCGAAAAAGTTTGACAGCAGCCGAAGAAGGGTTAAATAAAGCATTACAATCTTTCCGGATTATAGACAGCCGTTATCGCAACAACCAGGCTCTACTGGTTGAATTTTTACGGGCAGAGAACGATGTCACAACTGCCCGACTATCTGTCTCTATTGCGCGATATGACTTACAAGCCAAACAAGCTCAGCTAAATAAAGTCATTGCACTACAGTAA